In Zingiber officinale cultivar Zhangliang chromosome 8B, Zo_v1.1, whole genome shotgun sequence, a single genomic region encodes these proteins:
- the LOC122013625 gene encoding uncharacterized protein LOC122013625: MAKQSDFTQKLLSDLRLRKEKLGYSTSPGQKSTHPPPPPEYQGNSFMLTDRRTREAMINYNSRNSISAEAKEIWLTSKHNKAAVSELTSSDIVPVGRNRNIQNSIDVSMALAFVLSNSGKLHYIAKLGNEFITHSGPIMYREHLLNNMKIHASHYPFLSNLQINEISEGVQKLNRVLETCSGSSHFDKDSIKIGRELLKGAMDLEESLKMLVTLQEASDFMVGSQGKQIRLLKDKGEDESSRNKVNRKNTHSKTRISFDGSIDHFFNANYDTMKQGKRELSPSFIRKGMNTTDYDESSSHASMKIPAHRRSLSSSPVFPSNGCNEDHNTERQTSSTSKGKHSTSNHIQKLDRKQGSGNVRMPSVVAKLMGLEEFPSSKAEGKKVGGKDLACTKQIIIADAEARRKVVSQTLLMPSYEGNKCLDEKLIGDTMDKIHKEIQSTSTSKDYAQKSHSQIFSKTYNPAVQTKEKVGRTEQRSKTIDQDMSPKLEKDLEKSKHKMLSWSRYDIFGKKDKLLKQKMTEGDRSSLASSKMNTLQSHQLIAHMVKPKHAVSENEGKEHESNSNVKVATATKDERRSKRSALKLSKLKVDDATSVAKVRRGGYEEHVKQPKEHLKSSKQEMQNTVNRVSDYRELNRTATNDNSDNMNSLQKNPVIEREKSLPTAKKVDAANVKAYRDKSHRVFLGDNFADIETPSKKIQSSFLNDLEKRWKERTSKNQVHTVSLHETDSKQHHERKPASNLLSVDSPVDTGGDKNTLQDISVEEQHVNDMIKEDSVASQNQKVSLSLDTEPRLSNFEEEEKEGATENKHNNCNYSKWKKQEICEANGPGLLTKDEDLLKRLLVNDQHFLDMAQAFLKITIPGVVLQTSNKACQNEENKVLLDCGYELLRRKGRRGNVRAMEPLYSPGDVNIDALVKGLNNDFESLKFSNESTVSDDNAEFLYLLLKRDIENRKPDINCMWDIGWSSIIAASVQKDEITRDLEKHVLSGLISELARELISTTTKVK; the protein is encoded by the exons ATGGCGAAGCAATCGGACTTCACACAGAAACTGCTGAGTGATTTGAGATTGAGGAAGGAGAAGTTGGGATACAGCACTTCCCCAGGCCAAAAATCaactcatcctcctcctcctcctg AATACCAAGGAAACTCCTTCATGCTCACTGACCGAAGAACAAGAGAAGCAATGATAAACTAT AATAGCAGAAATTCGATCAGTGCTGAAGCCAAAGAAATATGGCTCACCAGCAAACATAACAAAGCAGCTGTCTCAGAATTAACTTCCAGCGATATTGTTCCTGTTGGAAGAAACAGAAACATTCAGAATTCTATCGATGTATCAATGGCGCTAGCATTTGTGCTGAGTAACAGTGGGAAACTTCACTACATAGCAAAGCTTGGCAATGAGTTTATCACCCACAGTGGTCCTATAATGTACAGAGAACACTTGCTGAACAATATGAAGATTCATGCCAGTCACTATCCATTCTTGTCCAACTTGCAAATCAATGAAATATCAGAAGGCGTTCAGAAGTTGAATAGAGTCCTCGAAACATGTTCAGGCAGCTCACACTTTGACAAGGATTCGATCAAAATCGGAAGGGAGCTTCTGAAAGGAGCCATGGATCTGGAGGAGTCACTGAAAATGCTTGTCACTCTACAAGAAGCTTCAGATTTCATGGTTGGCTCGCAAGGGAAGCAAATTAGATTGTTAAAGGACAAGGGAGAAGATGAATCCTCCAGAAACAAAGTAAATAGGAAGAATACACATTCCAAAACTAGGATTTCTTTTGATGGGTCCATCGACCATTTCTTCAATGCAAATTACGATACCATGAAACAAGGGAAGAGAGAGCTGTCCCCATCTTTTATCAGAAAAGGTATGAACACAACAGATTATGATGAGAGCTCATCACATGCATCCATGAAAATTCCTGCACACAGACGGTCTCTGAGTTCTAGTCCTGTTTTCCCAAGCAATGGTTGCAATGAAGACCACAATACTGAACGCCAGACCTCCTCAACCAGTAAAGGCAAACACTCAACTTCAAATCACATTCAGAAGTTGGATCGTAAGCAAGGAAGTGGCAATGTAAGAATGCCAAGTGTAGTTGCTAAACTAATGGGACTTGAAGAATTTCCAAGTTCAAAGGCTGAGGGGAAGAAAGTTGGAGGAAAAGACCTGGCCTGTACGAAACAGATCATAATAGCAGACGCAGAAGCAAGGAGAAAGGTGGTTTCTCAAACACTCTTAATGCCAAGTTATGAAGGGAACAAATGTTTAGACGAAAAGCTCATTGGAGATACCATGGACAAAATTCACAAGGAGATTCAGAGCACGAGCACATCAAAAGATTATGCACAAAAGAGCCATagtcaaatattttcaaagactTATAATCCAGCAGTCCAAACAAAAGAGAAGGTAGGAAGAACAGAACAGAGAAGCAAAACGATTGATCAGGATATGAGCCCCAAACTAGAAAAGGACCTGGAAAAGAGCAAGCATAAAATGTTGTCCTGGAGTCGCTATGACATATTCGGGAAAAAGGATAAACTTTTGAAACAGAAGATGACTGAGGGAGATCGGTCTAGTCTAGCAAGCAGCAAGATGAACACCCTGCAGTCACACCAATTAATAGCCCACATGGTGAAACCCAAACATGCAGTTTCTGAAAATGAAGGAAAAGAGCATGAGAGTAACAGCAACGTAAAGGTCGCAACAGCAACAAAGGATGAACGGAGATCAAAGAGATCTGCATTAAAACTAAGCAAACTTAAAGTGGATGATGCAACTTCCGTAGCAAAAGTTAGGCGTGGAGGGTATGAAGAGCATGTAAAGCAACCAAAAGAACATCTAAAGAGCAGCAAACAAGAGATGCAAAATACAGTGAATAGAGTATCTGACTACAGGGAATTAAATAGAACTGCAACAAATGACAACTCAGATAATATGAATTCCTTACAAAAAAATCCAGTAATTGAGAGAGAGAAATCACTGCCAACAGCAAAGAAGGTAGACGCAGCAAATGTGAAGGCTTACAGAGATAAAAGCCACAGAGTCTTCTTAGGAGACAATTTTGCAGATATTGAAACGCCGAGTAAGAAAATTCAATCATCTTTCTTAAATGATCTGGAGAAGAGATGGAAAGAAAGAACCAGTAAAAATCAAGTACACACAGTTAGCTTGCACGAGACAGATTCAAAGCAACATCACGAACGGAAACCTGCATCGAACTTGCTTTCAGTTGATTCTCCAGTAGATACTGGTGGAGACAAAAACACACTACAGGATATATCAGTTGAAGAGCAACAT GTTAATGATATGATTAAAGAAGATTCTGTGGCATCACAGAATCAAAAAGTTTCACTCAGTTTAGACACAGAGCCACGACTATCCAATtttgaagaagaggaaaaagaag GCGCTACTGAAAACAAGCATAACAATTGCAACTACTCAAAGTGGAAGAAGCAGGAAATATGTGAAGCAAATGGACCAGGTTTGctaaccaaggatgaagatctcCTCAAGCGACTTCTGGTAAACGACCAGCATTTCCTCGACATGGCACAAGCATTCCTCAAAATCACAATTCCAGGTGTTGTTCTTCAAACCAGCAACAAGGCTTGCCAGAATGAGGAAAATAAGGTTCTTTTAGACTGTGGATACGAGTTATtaagaaggaaagggagaagagggaACGTTCGAGCCATGGAACCTCTTTATTCACCTGGAGATGTTAATATTGATGCACTAGTGAAGGGGCTGAATAACGATTTTGAGAGTCTTAAATTTTCAAACGAAAGTACAGTTAGTGATGACAACGCAGAATTTCTGTATCTGCTTCTTAAGAGAGACATTGAGAACAGAAAGCCAGATATCAACTGCATGTGGGACATTGGTTGGAGCAGCATCATAGCTGCATCTGTCCAAAAAGATGAAATTACAAGGGATTTAGAAAAGCATGTACTGAGTGGACTTATTAGTGAGCTAGCTAGAGAGTTAATTAGTACAACCACAAAGGTTAAGTAG
- the LOC122017861 gene encoding 60S ribosomal protein L18a-like has translation MNSSLSIQKRLPEGCAVRRCRQAAEAMVKFRFHQYQVVGRALPTEGEPHPKIYRMKLWATNDVRAKSKFWYFLRKLKKVKKSNGQVLSINEIFERKPTKIKNYGIWLRYQSRTGYHNMYKEYRDITLNGAVEQMYDEMASRHRVRYHGIQIIKTATIPSKLCKRESTKQFHDSKIKFPLVFKKVRPPTRKLKTTFKASRPNLFT, from the exons ATGAATTCATCTCTGAGCATCCAAAAACGGCTTCCCGAGGGTTGCGCAGTGCGGCGTTGTAGGCAGGCGGCAGAAGCGATGGTCAAATTTAGG TTTCATCAGTACCAGGTGGTGGGTCGAGCCCTTCCGACAGAGGGGGAGCCACACCCAAAGATCTACCGTATGAAGCTGTGGGCTACCAATGACGTCAGAGCCAAATCTAAGTTCTG GTACTTCTTAAGGAAGTTGAAAAAAGTGAAGAAGAGCAATGGTCAAGTTCTTTCTATCAACGAG ATTTTTGAGAGGAAGCCAACAAAGATCAAGAACTACGGTATCTGGCTGCGTTACCAAAGCAGAACAGGTTACCATAACATGTACAAGGAGTACAGGGACATCACACTGAACGGTGCTGTTGAGCAGATGTATGATGAAATGGCATCCCGCCACCGCGTGAGGTACCACGGCATTCAGATCATAAAGACGGCTACCATCCCTTCCAAGCTATGCAAACGTGAAAGCACCAAGCAATTCCATGACTCCAAGATCAAGTTCCCTCTCGTCTTCAAGAAAGTCAGGCCTCCCACCAGAAAGTTGAAGACCACCTTCAAGGCCTCTCGCCCTAATCTGTTTACTTAG